A DNA window from Buttiauxella agrestis contains the following coding sequences:
- a CDS encoding methionine ABC transporter permease MetI, which translates to MSEPMMWLLLKGVYETLAMTFVSGFFGFVLGLPVGVLLYITRPSQISANAKLYNSLSALVNIFRSIPFIILLVWMIPFTRMIVGTSIGLQAAIVPLTVGAAPFIARMVENALLEIPSGLIEASRAMGATPMQIIHKVLLPEALPGLVNAATITLITLVGYSAMGGAVGAGGLGQIGYQYGYIGYNATVMNTVLVLLVVLVYLIQFSGDRIVRAVTHK; encoded by the coding sequence ATGTCTGAGCCAATGATGTGGTTACTCCTTAAAGGAGTGTATGAAACGCTGGCGATGACGTTCGTGTCCGGCTTCTTTGGTTTTGTTCTGGGACTTCCTGTGGGCGTGCTTCTTTATATTACCCGCCCAAGCCAAATCAGCGCGAACGCGAAGCTTTATAACAGCCTGTCAGCGCTGGTAAATATCTTCCGTTCCATTCCGTTCATTATATTACTGGTATGGATGATTCCATTTACCCGGATGATTGTCGGAACCTCGATTGGTCTACAAGCTGCAATCGTGCCGTTAACAGTAGGTGCAGCACCGTTTATCGCTCGTATGGTAGAAAACGCCCTGTTGGAAATCCCATCAGGCCTGATTGAAGCCTCACGTGCGATGGGCGCAACGCCAATGCAAATTATCCACAAAGTATTGCTGCCAGAAGCGCTGCCAGGGCTGGTGAATGCCGCCACTATTACGCTGATTACGCTGGTTGGCTATTCCGCAATGGGTGGTGCCGTGGGTGCTGGCGGTTTAGGTCAGATTGGTTATCAGTATGGTTATATCGGTTATAACGCTACCGTGATGAATACGGTATTAGTGTTATTGGTGGTATTAGTGTATTTAATTCAATTCTCAGGCGATCGTATCGTCCGTGCTGTAACTCACAAATAA
- the metN gene encoding methionine ABC transporter ATP-binding protein MetN: MIKLSNITKVFQQGNRSIQALNNVSLHVPAGQIYGVIGASGAGKSTLIRCVNLLERPTQGSVQVDGQELTTLSESQLTKARRQIGMIFQHFNLLSSRTVYGNVALPLELDNTPREEIKRRVSELLDLVGLSEKHDAYPANLSGGQKQRVAIARALASNPKVLLCDEATSALDPATTRSILELLKDINRRLGLTILLITHEMDVVKRICDCVAVISDGELIEQDTVSEVFSHPKTPLAQQFIQSTLHLDIPEDYAQRLSTEKSETTVPLLRLEFTGQSVDAPLLSETARRFNVNSNIISAQMDYAGGVKFGIMLCELHGEHQDMDAAIAYLQQQHVKVEVLGYV; this comes from the coding sequence ATGATTAAACTTTCAAACATCACCAAAGTGTTCCAGCAAGGGAATCGCAGCATCCAGGCATTGAATAATGTCAGTTTGCATGTTCCTGCCGGGCAAATTTATGGCGTGATCGGCGCATCAGGTGCTGGGAAAAGCACACTTATCCGTTGCGTAAACCTACTTGAGCGTCCAACGCAAGGTTCAGTCCAGGTCGATGGCCAGGAACTGACCACGCTTTCTGAAAGCCAGCTGACCAAAGCACGCCGTCAGATTGGCATGATTTTTCAGCATTTTAACTTACTATCTTCCCGCACAGTTTACGGCAACGTTGCATTACCGTTGGAGCTGGATAATACGCCGCGCGAAGAAATCAAACGCCGGGTATCAGAGTTGCTCGACCTGGTTGGGCTGAGCGAAAAGCACGATGCTTATCCAGCAAACCTGTCCGGCGGGCAAAAACAGCGCGTAGCGATTGCGCGTGCGCTGGCAAGCAACCCTAAAGTGCTTTTGTGTGATGAAGCCACCAGCGCACTGGATCCAGCAACAACACGTTCAATTCTGGAATTGCTGAAAGATATCAACCGCCGCCTTGGCCTGACGATTCTCTTAATCACTCATGAAATGGATGTTGTGAAGCGCATCTGTGATTGCGTCGCAGTCATTAGTGACGGTGAATTAATAGAACAAGACACCGTAAGCGAAGTGTTCTCTCATCCGAAAACACCTCTTGCGCAGCAATTTATTCAATCAACGTTGCATCTGGATATTCCGGAAGATTACGCCCAGCGTTTAAGTACAGAGAAAAGCGAGACTACCGTTCCGCTGCTTCGCCTGGAATTTACCGGCCAGTCTGTTGATGCGCCGCTTCTTTCCGAAACCGCCCGCCGCTTTAATGTGAACAGCAATATCATCAGCGCGCAGATGGATTACGCCGGTGGTGTGAAGTTCGGCATTATGCTGTGCGAGTTGCATGGTGAACATCAGGATATGGACGCTGCTATCGCATACCTGCAGCAGCAACATGTAAAAGTAGAGGTGCTGGGTTATGTCTGA
- the gmhB gene encoding D-glycero-beta-D-manno-heptose 1,7-bisphosphate 7-phosphatase, translating into MAQSVPAIFLDRDGTINVDHGYVHEVDQFEFIDGVIDAMRELKAMGYALVLVTNQSGIARGMFTEADFENLTEWMDWSLADRGVDLDGIYYCPHHPEAIVEEFRQTCDCRKPQPGMLLSAQEFLHIDMASSYMVGDKLEDMQAASAAQVGTKVLVRSGKPVTEESEAAADLVINSLSDLPKAIKARQK; encoded by the coding sequence GTGGCACAGTCTGTTCCCGCTATTTTTCTCGATCGTGATGGCACCATTAATGTTGATCATGGCTATGTCCATGAAGTTGATCAGTTTGAGTTCATTGATGGTGTAATTGATGCAATGCGTGAGTTAAAAGCAATGGGCTATGCGTTAGTGCTTGTCACCAATCAGTCAGGTATCGCCCGTGGCATGTTTACTGAAGCGGATTTTGAAAATCTCACAGAATGGATGGACTGGTCTTTAGCAGACCGTGGCGTTGATCTCGATGGCATCTATTATTGTCCGCATCATCCCGAGGCAATAGTAGAAGAGTTTCGTCAAACCTGTGATTGCCGCAAACCTCAACCGGGTATGTTGCTTTCCGCTCAAGAGTTTCTACATATAGATATGGCCTCTTCTTATATGGTTGGCGACAAACTAGAAGACATGCAGGCGGCGTCAGCGGCACAAGTAGGGACAAAAGTGCTGGTTCGCAGCGGTAAGCCAGTGACTGAAGAAAGCGAAGCGGCGGCAGATTTGGTGATTAATAGCCTCAGCGACCTGCCAAAAGCGATTAAAGCGCGTCAAAAATAG